In Electrophorus electricus isolate fEleEle1 chromosome 10, fEleEle1.pri, whole genome shotgun sequence, the genomic window CATTGTCAACAACCAGCCGAGAAGGTCAGAGTGTGCTGCGACGAGGAACTGGAGACTTCTTTCACTTATGTCGATGAAAATGTCAATTTGCGATTGGCCACTCCGGATACAAGTGAGAAAAACCTCCGCAACGGGTCGCGCCTTGACTCTTCGAACGAATTTCGACTGGATGGATTTCATGAGCTTTCGTTAATGTCTGACCTGGCGTCGGAGAGCTCTGGAAGAACAGTGGATTACGGATTTATCAGCGCTGTCACGTTCCTAGTGACAGGGATTTCTCTAGTGATTATATCCTATTCTGTCCCCCGTGGCGTAAAAGTAAACCCAGACAACGTGTCCGCGCGAGAGATGGAAAGGCTCGAAAACGAGAGCGCTCAGATAGGGGCGCACCTGGATAGGTGCGTCATTGCTGGGCTTTGTCTTCTTACGTTAGGCGGGATAGTGCTTTCTACTTTGCTAATGGTTTCAATGTGGAAAGGTGAGATGTACAGAAGAAAGGCATTTGCCTATTCAAAGCACTCAGCAAAGTTGTATGGCTCCATTAATTTTAGACCAAAGCCAAGCCCCGGTCGGTCGTCGGCACACAGTTTTGTTGAGGAGAATGGCAACAACATAAGCTGACTGTTATTTCTGCCTGTAAGAATTTATCCAAGGCCACTTAATCATCATCAACTTTACAGCAATCCAAAAAGCTTGTATCTCagttaataaacataaaatgttatttatatatatatatatatatatatatatatatatatatatatatatatatatatatatatatatatatatatatatatatatatatataatggaaaCGTAACACATTTGATAGTTTAATTGgtagtttcattttaattgaacAAATAACAGCTAACTATTAACCCAAATATGCAATATCATAATCTTGTCACATCCTTGTGATGCATCGCCACATCTTTTCTGCTGTTGCCCTTACAGGCCCTCCCAGCTTTTGATTTCTTTCTTCTTGTAGAAAGCCATAAAATATGACACATATCTTGCCTTAATACATTCATCATCTCACATCCATGTTCAAAGCAACGACCACGTCTTCTAGATGTCTCTAGTTAGTGACCCAGGTACCAGATCCAGAGGAGCACCACACTCTTATGTATTGTATGATGATGTAAATTGTGAAACTGATTTTTGCTGCTGGGTGTCTCTTCTTGACCTAAACATGATATGCAATTTCTGAATTTCTTAGCAAATATAGCTCAGGCAGAAATTTACAGAGTTTGCCTAAGCTGATTTGTTAATATTTCATGGAAATGGACAGCTGCTAAATTTGTTAGTAGTTTTGAGTTTATATCCATAAATCTTCTCCAATTGCTCAGTCACATGAAGTGGTCTTTCAAGCATGGTATAGCCTGAGTCACTGTTTCATGAGAACATATATAATATGCTGCATGCTCATATAGACTACATTAATATTAGCTCCacatattacattaaaatcatagaagaaaaaaaaaactaaacatgaaTCAGTGAACCTGTTGTATGATCACTAATataaaaaagtgattaaaacaaatgaagttGTCAATTTATGCTTTATTTCTAAACAAGACGAGATATCTTTGTTcagattttcaaagtaataTTGTTTTCACatgtagtttattttatttaatttaacatgTGCTTTTATGAGGCAGCTGACATAATCATTGTTGAACTTCTTGTCCAGGTTACATAGCAACATAGGGAGACATACATGCCATAGTACCTGAATAAAATGGTTGTCTCTATAAATGCTGCTAATTTAGCAATGCTTACAAGTTAACTGACTGATAGCTTCTTGTAAGTGCCTGCTGGCTGTAACTGTATTTTAGCATTCATTTGTGACATTACTGACTTTCATTAGTCATGCTCGAATGACCACTGTAACATAAAATCATAAGCTAATAGCAAATGCAATTGTGTATTATCTAATGTAAAGGTTGCTGTTTTAATcttacaattaaaatgtattactaaTAATACACTTACATGTGGgtaaaatgtgtataaatgtcACTTCTGTCCATGGTACACTCTCGATGCAAGAAATGAGCACTGTAATTAATTTATGATGCGTCCACTTACACCCACTTTTGATAGCATATGTTTTAGGGTTCTGTTTCTAACACAATAGAAAtcaaatgaaagaatgaaattCTTTAGAATTTCCCACTATTTTCTACTACCCTACTGCATAATGCttgaaacacacattttctaataacctcaaatgtaataataatataacattttaataatatcaaGATATTCCTTAATCAACTTACAGCAGGAGCTCAACATTGCTATGTGTTCTGTGAGTGGCTGTGGGAGTGTGGAGCACAGTCCTGACCCCCTTCAGAGAGGACACTGGCACACTTGTACTGGGAGATGACAGCTGTTGACACTGTGTAGCATTGGCACTGACCTTGTCAAACCTCCCTCCACCACCAATCTGtaccaacacacactgaactcaTTTTGCAATTTTATAAGACACAATAGAAAACCATAGCaatgtgaaaaatacattttcaggcATTACACAATCCTAAAACACTGTTATTCTACAAGGGATTCTTCACCGTAATTCTTTACCTCCTCATATTAAAAAATGGTGTGGagtattattatgtaattttacCTGTCTTCAGTTTGTACTACAGGGCAACAAAAAACATTGTGTTGACGTTGTGTTTACTGAACAGCAGCAAGAAGCTTTCCACAGGACAGGCAATGGTTTACGGTAACCGGACTTAACCTCACGGGTCACTCGCTCTGCAATGGCAAGTGTTAGTTTTAATGTCTTGTGATTGCTATGGTCTGTTTATGCATTTCAAACACTTACGCCAAAGCAGCGATTTTCCAGCAAAAACGTAACGGTTTGTGGTGTGGGAAGCTGTGTAGTGATTTCCCAGCTCCCAGGGGACCTCTCTCTGAGCACATGCATATCTGTGGATGATGCTGAGCTGTGCTTGGGTGGACTCCTGGGGCTTTGTCCCTTCATGATTTATGCCTGAGCACTAAAGTATGCTTACTAGCCTGTGGAAAGTTTCCACTCATTGATTTGTAAGGAGAGCACTCTTGCCGCCGTAGCTCCAGGGTCCAGAGCTCAACCTGGCCTGCATTTGCTGCATTTATGTCGGAGTATATTTTTAGTAAGCATGCCCCATGGACAGTTCAGATGGCTGACCAGAGCTTATTTACTGCTccagagtttatttatttattgtgttattgtaatgtaattttaatccTTTTAGCACTTTCACAGGAGTGGAACTATGTAGGACCGCATCAGACTTTAGTGCCCAGCTGCCTGCAGTTTCACAGTTGCTGTTCCACTCTATTTCCTCACAGCATTTGTCATCATGAAGTGGAACACGGGTATTTAAAATTGCCCCTTGTGGATTATGGCTAAACGCTACTCAGTTTTCAGGTTTAAAGCTTCCTGAAGGTTGATGGTTGGAAATCAGCTTAATGCAATCAATCCACAGTTCAAATATTATATGCAACACATCAGCTCTTAGGTAACTTCCTTCTGAAATGATGTTGTAAAGTACTGCACTACAGTATAAATGACCAGTTTGGCTccataaatagaaaataatacagtatataattCCTAACTATTTTCTAAAGACCTGTTGATGAGGGCAAATTACATTGAGTTATAATAGATATGCCATATCACCATGGGAATTGAGATGAACTACATATTTAAAGCTAGTAATAATatgaagtaaaaataataatatgaagaAATTTAACTGCATGGTTCCTGTCCTATTCCTGACTTGGAGGAACTCTTTCAGCTTGTTTGCCATTGGACTCACCAAGCAGAAAGGACATCTTTGTTCAGAATCAAGGCCAAAAGTGGAGCTTGCCCATGCCACTGTTTCAGCGCTGGGTAAACGGACTTAGAAGCAAGACATGACAGTTAGCAGGTGAGAATAGTGCACTGCTGGAACACAGGAAGTGGTGAACCATCCTGCCTAAGAAGTTGATGAGTACTAGTCTTTGCACAAGCTCCCTCAGATGTTGAACACATGACTCCATAAATATGCATAACCATTTTGCATTTCATGTTCAGTTTTTGCACTGATATTCCTTTACAattcataatttaaataaaaactatcAAAAACCTTTTGAGAATTTTGAATTTGTTATTATTGACattcaaaattttaaatttgaaaGGAGCTATTCTTTACAAAATTctcagcagtgcagtgcagctAATAAACATCAAAAACTGAACTGATCTAATCCTTACTTTAAAATGAGCTGGCTATAATAAAACATGCAGGGTTTAGGCACTCTGGAAATGCATTTGATCAGTTGCCCCTCCAACAAAACAGCCTCTTCAAATACCAGCCACAGTGCTGTAGACCTATGTTGAAATCTTAATGACTTATTATGTAATGGGTTGCTTTTAATTATTGTAATCCCTATTATAAACACGGGGTGGCAGCATCAGATGTAAAATATAGAAGAGACTTATCTGTAGTGTGCGCCATGTGGTTCTATTTCATGGCACTGTGCGCGCTAAATCAGcgggtgttttttgttttgttttgttttttctttttggaatgTCTGTAGTAACGAGGGGAACCCTGGAGAACATCTTCTCCgtgtttaaaaagcatttactatgctttttaaaaattatttattatctaaGTCATATTGATAATCAGCACAATGAGTGAGCTATATAGCGTGAATCAAGTAATAAAATTACTAATTTCACTTCAGCCTTTGTGTACAGTGTTTTATCCTagtctttcctttcctttcattGGTCCTAAATGCATACCAGTGCAACAAATGTACTGACAACTTCTGACAGTTAAGTGAACCACCGTTATTTAGAGTTGGCCAGTGTCCATTTTCCATCAAATGAACTCCCAATAGACCAACAGAAAAGCgactaaattatttattcatgctGATGGTCCTTCAAGGTTAGAAACCATCCAGGCTGTATACAGATTGCTGTCTCGTCTTTAACATAAAAGATTGTGTTGTTCTCGtcgtacacacactcctcttgtATGCTGTGTTGGCACCTTTGTTGTCTTGTAACGATTAGTTGAGCTGCAATGTCAGTGAGGCTGGTGTGGCTGTGCTGAGCTCTACGTTGGGCTTATCACCCCACCCTTGTCATCACAGTAGTAGATTGCCTACATAGCAGAGAAGGCTGTTTGTGGGAATCACTAGTGAGTGCTCATATCTGGGTTCATTAGTGAGCACTCATATCTGGGCTCACTAGTAAGTGATCATATCTGAGTTCACAAGTTAGTGATCATATCTGGGTTCCTCTCAGATTTCTCAGCTACACAGAGACCTGATGCACTGCATCACTATCACTCTTAACCTTATCCTAGGACTCTACTTCCTGTTCCTTATTATAATAACGAGTGAGAGATAGAAAGGGATGGGTTTGGTAGTGCAAGTGTATGGgtgcgtgcacatacacacacacacacacacacacacacacacacacacacacacacatacacacacacaacactagtgagcctgagaggaagagaaggcgatgtgtgtgctctgtgctcAAACATAAAAGCTCTATATGAGAGATAGCAATGAGAGAATGATGCAATTGAGTGACTGCTTCAGGACTGACATCATGAATGAGCTAATGAGTGGAGATTTGTCATAATGGAGCCCTTTTTAATGATGGTCTATTCATAGCCCTGCCCTCAGAGAAGAAATACAATTGGAATCTGGACCTCAGAAAATAAATCCATTTGGAATAAGTAAATCCAAAGACCCTTCTCTACAAgcatctttctgtttttctcttttctcttatGTTGCCTGGACAGAGCTTGAGtgtgcactgtgatgttctgtTAAAGTTAATGTACCCAGAAATAGATCCAGTTAGCCACTCTGGGGTGATTTGATACTGTCTGTCCACTTGTTGAAGGTCACAGGGGTAAACTGCAGTCTTACCTCACAGAATGTTGACAAAGTCTGTCCTCAACTGTCAGCAAAATGCAGACAGACTGCAGCTTTGAAACTGGTCACTGAACTGAATTTACTGTGCAGTATCAATGTTACTCATTGTATTTCACTTGTGCTACATTAAATGATTAGTCTTTATGATTGCTTGTAACAGAGTGCAAGCTTAGTTTAAATTATATCATATTACTTGTGttgaatcaatcaatcagttcTTAATACAGCGCTTAATGATGATCTTCACACACTGCGCATGGCAGATCAAAGGGATCCAAAGTTTACTTGGAAAGTGATGAGGGAGATTCACAGGTGCACTGGtgtgctctttttttctcccgTTTGTTTGCTGCAGACACACCTAAAACTAAGAATGAGTCATCGCAGAAAGGGCAGTGGCTGAGGTGGCTACCTCTAACCCTCTTCTAAGATTAATATGCCATTGCCCTGTttatcaatataaataaaagaagtCATCCTCACGAGTCCTCTAGGAGAGTTCTTCTTCATCCAATCCTGGGCTCAAGGTTAGCTTGAGGTGTGCCAGGCAGAGAGCTATTGGGTGGATGGCTGGGAGGGAGCTGTCTAAACAAATCTCTGTCTGACAGGTGTCCTCTTTGCCAAGGTTTGTCTGAGGGTGCTGGTGGACAGGGGAGGGGGAGCTGTGAATGAGGATGACGTGATCCCCCGTCTCCCAGCCAATAAATGAGAGTGGCCAGAAAGATCCAGCTCTGTACGTGCTGTCAAATTCAAAGGGCTGTGccttaatgttttcttttaatcagCCAAATTGCATTATACACTGCTGGCCTAACTCTCCCCACTGTAGCCTGAGcagaggaaagaagagaagagaagaggctAGAGGTGAAGGGAGAAGTAAAGAGGGGAgatgaggagaagagaggagagcagaggtgacaaaagaagaggagaagtggagagagaggcagagaggagaggagaagagaggagagagaacaggggcAGACAGGTCAAAGTGTTCCCATTCCACTATAGTCAGAACAGTTTGGATGTT contains:
- the LOC113586269 gene encoding transmembrane protein 74; its protein translation is MASVELLYVDHERRRPDPPDVLDWASMAVHVHRSNSTSEETSSREHECSPTRKAPISEGQCNSAPRTAPIKGLPGKHCQQPAEKVRVCCDEELETSFTYVDENVNLRLATPDTSEKNLRNGSRLDSSNEFRLDGFHELSLMSDLASESSGRTVDYGFISAVTFLVTGISLVIISYSVPRGVKVNPDNVSAREMERLENESAQIGAHLDRCVIAGLCLLTLGGIVLSTLLMVSMWKGEMYRRKAFAYSKHSAKLYGSINFRPKPSPGRSSAHSFVEENGNNIS